A portion of the Pectobacterium brasiliense genome contains these proteins:
- a CDS encoding SMI1/KNR4 family protein: protein MTIEKSDLDNWDMDEPDFTPDVNRVNASIAFIQNELGVVLSNEMQELMFLTNDKPIGPVDDIDSVLAKYNDGSRIIGIDIIYSSNSIVEYTRLSQESIYESRSLLPNGLIVIGSSYDGASDSSIVYDIRNSSPTYQHIFNWRYYVDNLVVGEGLGLIARSLKEFLSMPTSEDEL from the coding sequence ATGACTATTGAAAAATCTGATCTTGATAACTGGGATATGGATGAACCCGATTTTACTCCAGATGTGAATAGAGTAAATGCATCTATAGCGTTTATTCAAAACGAGTTGGGGGTAGTGCTTTCTAACGAAATGCAAGAGCTGATGTTTTTAACAAATGACAAGCCTATTGGTCCGGTTGATGATATTGACAGTGTTTTGGCAAAATACAACGATGGAAGCAGAATTATCGGAATAGATATTATTTACAGTAGTAATTCCATTGTAGAATATACCAGGCTATCTCAGGAGTCTATTTACGAATCCCGTTCATTATTGCCCAATGGATTAATAGTTATTGGTTCTAGTTATGATGGAGCATCAGACTCCAGTATTGTTTATGACATTAGGAATAGTTCACCAACCTATCAACACATTTTTAATTGGCGATATTATGTCGATAATCTGGTTGTAGGTGAAGGGTTAGGGCTTATTGCTCGTTCATTGAAAGAGTTCTTAAGTATGCCAACATCGGAAGATGAGTTGTAA
- a CDS encoding PAAR domain-containing protein, translated as MGKPVAILGHMHVCPKVEPGPVPHVGGPIIDAGQSIVTINGIPVAVVGGKTLCTGVGIPDGLVAGSSIFTIEGKPVVRMGDSCAHGGKIVQGWPTVTSD; from the coding sequence ATGGGAAAGCCAGTGGCAATACTGGGACACATGCACGTTTGCCCGAAAGTCGAGCCCGGCCCAGTGCCACACGTGGGCGGACCGATTATTGATGCCGGACAGTCGATTGTTACTATCAACGGGATCCCTGTTGCTGTGGTAGGTGGTAAAACATTGTGTACAGGAGTCGGGATACCAGATGGATTGGTCGCGGGCTCATCTATCTTCACTATAGAAGGTAAGCCCGTCGTGAGAATGGGAGATAGTTGTGCCCACGGTGGTAAAATCGTGCAAGGATGGCCTACAGTGACATCAGATTAA